Genomic window (Arthrobacter sp. StoSoilA2):
GCCCTCAGGGTGCCGCGCCTGAAGAGATGCTTGTGCATCGGAACCCCGCGGCTGTGCCCGGACGTGAGGCCCAGGGTGTCGTAAAGCATGATGCCCGCGCCCACATAGGGGCGCTCCCAGAACCTCCGGGTCAGCGGGTAGAGGAAAGGGACAGGGCGGACAAGGTGGGGTGCGATCTGCTGGATCAGCAACCCGCGTTCCTGCAGCGCCTCCTGGACCAGTCCGAAATCAAGCATTTCAAGGTACCGGAGGCCACCATGGATGAGCTTGGACGAGCGCGAGGATGTCCCTGAGGCCCAATCCCGCGCCTCGACGATGCCGACTGTAAGGCCGCGCGTCACCGCATCCAGGGCTGCTCCAGCCCCCACCACGCCTCCGCCGACAATCAGGATGTCCAGCTGTTTGCCGGCCTCGGCAGTGGCTTTCAGGACTTCAATGGACGCGGCACGGGATTCCGGGCTTAATGCTCCCGGAGAATTCACTTGCGGACCGCCTGCGACATTGCTCATCGGACCCCTCCTCAAACGCAACAGCTGGTAGTCCCCTACCCTACTTGTTGCCCGGTCCGATTGGCAGAAGTCCCGATTGGCAGGGTCTTAGTTGCCCGCGTAAGGGGATACTACGACGTCCACGCGCTGGAACTCCTTGAGGTCGGAATATCCTGTGGTCGCCATGGACCGGCGCAGGGCGCCAATGAGGTTGGACGTGCCATCGGTGTGGTGCCCCGGCCCGAAGAGGACTTCCTCCAGGGATCCGACCGTGCCAACGTTGACGCGGTCGCCGCGGGGCGATTCGAGGTGGTGCGCCTCCGGACCCCAGTGCCAGCCGCGGCCCGGAGCTTCTTCGGCGCGTGCCAGGGCGCTGCCCAGCATTACTGCATCCGCTCCCATCGCGATGGCCTTGACGATGTCTCCCGACCTGCCCATGCCGCCGTCGGCAATGACATGGACATAACGCCCACCGGACTCATCCATGTAGTCACGGCGGGCCGCAGTGACATCTGAGATAGCCGATGCCATGGGCGAATGAATGCCCAGCGCACGGCGCGTGGTGGTGGTAGCACCTCCACCGAAGCCAACGAGGACGCCGGCGGCACCCGTGCGCATGAGGTGCAGGGCCGGTGTGTAACCAGCCGCTCCACCAACGATCACAGGGACATCGAGTTCGTAGATGAACTGCTTAAGGTTCAGCGGCTCATGATTCTTGGACACGTGCTCCGCGGAGACGGTGGTTCCACGAATGACGAAAATATCGACGCCGGCGGCCACCACGGTCTTGTAGTGTTCCTGTGTCCGCTGCGGGGTCAAGGAACCGGCAACAGTGACGCCTGCGGCGCGGATCTCGGCGAGGCGGGAGCTGATGAGCTCTGGCTGGATGGGCGCCTGGTACAGGTCCTGCATCCGACGGGTGACGGCCGGGCTGCTGGTTTCATTGGCCAGGCCGGCGATCTCGTCGAGCACCTTCTGTGGGTTTTCGTACCGGGTCCAGAGGCCTTCAAGGTCCAGGACGCCAAGACCACCCAAACGGCCCAAGGCAATGGCCGTGTCCGGCGACATCACAGAGTCCATGGGGGCGGCAATCACGGGCATATCGAACTTATAGGCGTCGATCTGCCAGGAGACAGAGACGTCCTTCGGGTCACGCGTCCGACGATTCGGAACGATCGCGATGTCATCCAGGGAGTAGGCACGACGCCCACGCTTGCCACGGCCAATCTCAATCTCATAAGTCACTGCTCGAGTTTATCCCACCAAGACCAAGCCACCGTTTTGTTCCAACTTGCTCCTACGGGGTGTTCTGGCTGGTCTCTTCCACCGTGAGCTGGGATTCGAACATCCGGAAGTAGCGGCCCCTCAACGCCACAAGCTCCTTGTGGGTCCCCTGTTCGGCAATGCGACCGTCCTCGAGCATGTACACAACGTCCGCCTTTTCGATGGTGGCCAGCCGGTGGCTGATGGCAATGATGGTGCTGTTCCGGTCCGCGAAAAGGCGTGTGAAGATCCGGTGCTCAGCCAAAGCATCAATGGCCGACGTTGGTTCGTCCATGACCATGAAGGAGGCATCCCGGTAGAAGTTCCGGGCCATGGCCAGTCGCTGCCATTGCCCGCCGGAGAGGCCACTCCCCTTGCGTCCGCGGGGATCCTCCATCCAATTGCTCACATGGTTTTCCAGGCCATTGGGCAGCTTGTTGATGAACTCCATGGCCTCGGCGTCCGATGCTGCCCTTCGGATCCGTTGCTCGTCCCGCGGTTGATCGACATCGCCCAGGTAGATGTTCTCCGCCGCGGTTGCGAATTCATACTTCAGGAACTCCTGGCTAAGGACCGCGAGGTGCCGGTGCCAACTGGTCACGTCGATACCGGTGAGATCGACGCCGTCGAGCAGTACTTGGCCTGAGTCCGGCCGGTACAGGCCAGCCAGGATCCGGATCAGCGTGGACTTTCCTGCGCCGTTCTCACCAACTATGGCAATGTGCTGGCCCGCCCTGATGGTCAGGGATATGCCCTTGATAACCTCAATGTCACTCCCCGTATAGCTGAATCGAATGTCCCGCATTTCCACTACGGAAGGCGACTTCACCAGGGGAGGCTCGTGGCCGCTGGGCACAGGAAGCGCCATGAAAAGCTCGTAGTCTTTGAGGTTGGCAAGGTCTTCGTCGATGGAACTCAGTGAGGAGACCAGGTTGTTGGCGGTGGATAGAGCCCGGCTGACGATCTGCTGGATGTAGAGGAACTGCCCTACCGGCTGCGCCCTGGCGATGATTTGTCCCACCACCCAGATCAAGGACACAACTTCGGCACCATACTGCAGCGCGTCCGCTGCGAGTTGCTTGGGGATGTAGCGCTTCTGGAAGTCCAGCCGCCTGCGCTCGTCAGCGTCCCGAAGCCCGGACCGCAGGTCCATCAGATAGCCCACGATCCCGTAAAGCCGCATCTCGGCAATGTGCTGGGGACGCAGGAGGTTCGTCTCGATCATGCGCCGTTGCCGCCGGGAATCCACCTGGGTATTCCAGTGGGCTATTTGCTCTCTTGAGAGCTTGAACTGCAGGTAGACGCTCGGGACGATTGCAATGAGGACAATGACGGCGATCCACCAACTGACCAACAACAGCGCACCGACTGCCAGGATGACTGAAACCAACTGCGTAAAGATGGCCGCGATCCTGTCCAGGACCCGGGCGTAGGAATCGGAGAACCGCTTGGCGCGATCGTAGAGGTCCACCGTTTCTTTGTCGTCATAGCGCCAGAACTCCAGCGCCAGAAAGCGCTCATACATCATGTCGCCAACGATTGCCCCCACTTTGAAGCTCATCAGCTGCTGGATGTACCGGTCCACGCTGCTGAAGGCGCCCCAGAACAGCCCCAGCGCCGCAGTTATGATGACGTACAGTACCGCCCGCGGACCGGCGTCGGGATCTCCCGCGTAACCGGCGGCCAACGCGGTGGTGGTCAACGCGGCGAAGTAGGTGGTGACCAGCGGCAGCGTGGCCGAAATCAAGGACCCGGCCACTTTCATGATGACTGCAACAGGTGATGCCTTGAAACTGACCTTCAGGACCTGCCCGACGGCGCGTGCGTACGGCCGGAGGGCAAGCTTGCGGGGCGCTGTGCCTGAATTCAGCCGGACTGACTCCGGGTGCCGCGGTTGTGCGGGCTTTTCGGACATGTCCCCAGCCTATTCCTACCCACGGACATTTCCGTTGCGGCCCTTAAACAGCTGTTCCCCATGGAAGCATCCACAGGGAACAGCCGGGAGGAACTGATGATGGTTAGCGGGAACCGTAGTTCGGCGCCTCTACGGTCATCTGGATATCGTGCGGGTGCGATTCCTTCAGGCCGGCAGGCGTAATCCGGACGAACTTGCCGCGTGCCTTGAGCTCGGCAATGGTGGGGGCGCCGGTGTAGAACATGGTCTGGCGGAGGCCGCCCACCAGCTGGTAGGCCACGGATGCCAGCGGACCACGGAACGCGACGCGGCCTTCGATGCCTTCCGGGATGAGCTTGTCATCGCCGGAAACGTCGGCCTGGAAATAGCGGTCCTTGGAGTAGGACGTGTTCTTTCCACGCGACTGCATGGCGCCCAGGGAGCCCATGCCGCGGTAGCTCTTGAACTGCTTGCCGTTGACGAAGATGAGCTCGCCGGGAGACTCTTCACAACCAGCCAGCAGTGAGCCGAGCATGACGGTGTCGGCACCGGCGACCAGCGCCTTGCCGATGTCACCCGAGTACTGGAGGCCACCGTCGGCAATCAGCGGCACGCCCGCCGGAATGGCAGCCTTCGCGGATTCGTAGATGGCCGTGATCTGGGGAACGCCGACACCGGCAACAACACGGGTGGTGCAGATGGAGCCCGGACCAACGCCTACCTTGATGCCGTCGGCACCGGCGTCGATCAGTGCCTGGGCACCTTCGCGGGTGGCAGCCTGGCCGCCAATGATGTCCACGTGCGCAGCAATCGGATCCGACTTCAGGCGACGGATCATGTCCAGCACACCTTGGGAGTGGCCATTGGCCGTATCCACGAACAGGGCGTCCACACCGGCGTCGATGAGCTTCATGGCGCGCTCCCAGCCATCACCGAAGAAGCCGATGGCGGCACCTACGCGCAGGCGGCCTTCGTCGTCCTTGGTGGCCAGCGGGTACTGCTCTGCCTTGGTGAAGTCCTTGGTGGTGATGAGGCCCTTGAGGCGGCCCTGCTCGTCAACGAGAGGGAGCTTCTCAATCTTGTTGGTGGCCAGCTTGTGCGAGGCTTCCTCGCGGCTGATGCCCACATGGCCGGTGATGAGCGGCATCTTGGTCATGGCATCGCTGACGCTGCGCAGCGGGAATTCAGATTCGGGAATGAACCGGGTGTCGCGGTTGGTCACGATGCCCAGCAGGCGCCCGTCCGTGTCCACCACGGGAAGGCCGGAGACGCGGTAGCGGGAGCACAGCTCGTCCAGTTCCTGCAACGTAGCCTGCGGGCCAATGGTCAGCGGGTTGGTGATCATGCCGGACTCGCTGCGCTTGACGCGGTCAACGTGCTCAGCCTGGTCATCGATGGACAGGTTGCGGTGCACTACGCCCAGGCCACCCTGGCGGGCCATCGCGATGGCCATACGGGACTCCGTGACGGTGTCCATGGCAGCAGACAGCAACGGCGTCTGCACCGTAATCCGCTTGGAAATGCGGGAGGACGTGTCCGCGTCCGAGGGGATGACGTCGGTGTGCCCGGGCAGGAGCAGGACGTCGTCGTAGGTCAGGCCTACGAAGCCAAAGGGATCGTGTTCGGGCTGGGTCATGAGTGCGGCCTCTTACCTGGGTTCCGGGGGCTATAACTGGTAGGGGTTGCAACTGATGACCAGCCCGTCATTACGGGACTGGCCTGTGCATAAAGTACTGGCCTGTGCATGAGGTACTGCAAGGCAAAGGTGCTTCGGGTATTGAATAAATAGTAGAACCTCCGCGGCGATCGCCATATTCCGCGACGGCTGAGTGTGAGCAACGGCACGGGCGGCAGGCCGGCGTCGTGCGTTGCATGCTCCTGCGGATGGCGAGGCTAGCGCTCAGACCAGCCCGTCGCGGCGAGGAGCCGCTCCTCGAACATGGGAATCATGCTCTGTACATAGGTCTTGGTGAGATGGTTGTCGTCCTTGTAGACGTACACATTCCCAACCACTGCCGGACACGTGCCCTTTTCACAGATGAAGTCGCTCATGTCCATCAGGTACAACCGATCCACCTTGCCCACGTAATCGTCCAAGGGCGAGGACGCAGCCAGGGAATCCTCCAAGGGAGGGTTGCAGTCAGGCGAATCAGGGCCCTTCTTCTGCACGCACTCGGGCATGTTGATGCTGAACCGCGGGTTGTCGCGCACGCCGACGACGTCGATTCCGGCATCCGTGAAGGGCTTGATGCCTTCCAAATAGCCGGGCACTTCGGTCTCGAAAGGGGCCGTGACATGAGTTAGTGACGCCACAGTGAACACTGCATCGGGTTTGTGTTCCATGACGTAGGCGGCACTTGCCTTGTTGAAGTCGTTGCATTCGCTGGTGCGTTCAGGAGAGTCCGCACCGAACCGGCAGTTCCCCTTCAGCAGAGTGACCACTTCCCAACCATGCTCCTTGGCGATGGGTCCCAGGGCGGCCATGTACTGCTGGGCATGGGAATCGCCCAGGACCACGATCCTCTTGGTCACCACTGCCGGTTCGTTGTTCTGGAGGCAACCCTGCAGCAACGGATCTGACGGGACGTTCGCGCCAGTACACAGGCCATCGATGTCCGCCCATTCATCGTTCATGGCGGCGGGTGCGGGAATGATCATTGCCTCGGGCGTCGGTTGGCCCGCGAAACCAGGCGACAGCGCTGCGGCACCGGGCGTCAGTTCCTTGGGCTGATCGGCAATCGCCACGCTTTCGGCGGCAATGGCACCCTGCCAGGCGGTCATCGGAAGCGCCAGCAGCGCACCGCAGGAAACAACGACGACGGCGGCCCGCCAGGACCGTGCGTCCGGCCACTGCCATCGGCGCATGGGCACCTCGACATACCGTGTGGTGGCAACGGCCAACATCATGGATACCGCCATGATGCCCAGGCCCTGCAGGAGGTTGGGACTTGTGGTCTCCGTGACGAGCAGGAAGAACACCAGGACAGGCCAGTGCCACAAGTACAAGGCATAGGAATTGTTACCCACCACGACCAGGGGCTTTGAGCTGAGCACGCGGTCCGCACCAAAGCGGCTGTTGCTCTGGCCGGCGACTATAACGGCCGCGGCGGCGAGCGTGGGCCAGAGGGCCACGAATCCCGGGAAGGAACGGTCGACAGTCAGGATCAAGCCACACGAGAGCATGGCGGCCAGCCCTGCCCAACCCAGGAATACCCGGAGCCGCCGTCCCGGTTTGAGGTACGGGAGAGCAAGCGCCAGCAGGGAACCCAGCGCAAATTCCCACAGCCTTGTCCGGGTATCGAAATACGCATAGGCCTGGTTGTTCGCCGTCTGGTCGATCGAATAGACCAGCGAGGCCACAAAAACCAGGCCGAACGCCATGAACAGCAACTGCCGGTGTTCCATGACCTTTCGGCCTGGGAACAGCTTTGCCAGTTGCGGCTGCAGCAGGGCTACGACGCCGAAAATGAGCGGCCACAGAATGAAGACCTGGCCCTGGACGGACAGGGACCAAAAGTGTTGAAGCGGACTGGCCCCGGAGTGGTCCTGGGCATAATAATCAACGGCAGAATCCGCAAGCTGCCAGTTCTGCCGGTACAGCAGGGAGGCCCACGCCTCGGCGAGCACATCCGGCCACCGGCTCTGCGGGACAAAGGCCCACGTTGCGGTCAGAACCGCCAACAAGACAACGACGACGGCGGGCAGCAGCCGCTTGAACACGTGGAGCCAGTGCTGCAGGAGCCTCAGGGGCTTGTGGTTTTCGAGCTTCCGCGTAAAGGACAGGGTCAGCAGGAAAGCCGAGATGAGCAAAAAGACGTCGACACCACCGGACACCCGGCCCAGCCAAATGTGATAAGCCGCCACCATCAACACAGCCAAGGCCCGCAGGCCCTGGACCTCGGGGCGGAAGGTGCGTTCCGCCGTCGTGGGCCTCGCCGTGGTGGGGTTGCCACCCAAAGGTGCAGTTGTTTTCACGTTGTCGCTCATCGCTCCCACCCCGTCGCGGCAAACCACCTTTCATCGAACATTTCACCCATGCTGGTGACGTAGGTCTTGGACAAGTGGTTATCGTCCAGGTAGACGAACACATTTCCTACGACGCTGGGGCACTCGACACCATTGCAGAGGAGATCCGTCATATCCAGGAACGCGGCATTTCCAAACTTTCCCTGCACGGCCGCGAAAGGGCTCTCCGCTGCCAGGACGTCATGCTGGTCGGATTTGCAGTCAGGGCTGTCCACGCCCTTGGAAAGGGCACACTCGGTGACGTTGTGGTCATAGCGGGGGTTGTCACGGATGGCCACCACCTGGATGCCGAGGTCGTTGAAGTTGGTGACCGACTGTTCAAAGCCGTACACCAACTCCTCATCCGGTGATGACGGGGCAGCCTTGGTGCCCACCATGAACACGGAATCCGGGGTGTGCGCTGCCACATACTTGAAAGCCGCCGAGTTGAAATCATTGCAGTGCTGGTCAGCGTCGGGGTTCTCCGGCATGAACGGGCATCCGCCCAAAAGGAGGGCCGTGACCTTCCAGTGCTCAGCCTCAGCGAGGGGATCGAGCGCGGCCAGCCACTGCTGGGCATGGGAATCACCCAAGACAATGATGCTCTTGGTGGCGTCATCGCCCACGCCGTTTTGCTGGCAGTTCTCCTGCAGCGTCTTGTCTTCCGGCTGGGACGCTCCCTCGCACGTCCCACCCAGATGTGCCCAGTCCTCAGGTAGCTGCTCTGCGGTAGGAAGCGTTTTGGCGTCAGGGCTGACCTGGTCCACGTACCCGGGCAGGAGGGCATGTGCTCCCGGGTTGTCGTTGAATGCCTGCGTGTCAGCGGCCTTCTGGTCCAGGTACTGCTTGTACTGGAAACCGAGCAACGGCGTGCACGCCACGGCAAGGCACACCGCGATCGAGATGGCTGCCCGGCGACGCTTCACCTCCGGCCACTTCCACTCCCGGAATGGCTTCTCCACATACTTCGTGGTCAGGAACGCCAGGACCAGTGCCAGCGCCACAATCGCCGTGCCGGAAAGCCAACCCGCATGATCCTTGCCGCTCCAAGCCAACGCGATCACCAGGATGGGCCAGTGCCAGAGATAGAGGGCATAGGAATTGTCGCCCAGCCGAACAAGGAATCTGGAACTCAGGATCCGATCCACGCCGAAGCGGCTACCGGTCTGTCCCGCTGCAATCACTGCAACGGCAGCCAGGGTAGGCCAGAGTGCAACAAAGCCGGGGAACGCCGTCTGGACCTGCAGCAGGATGCCGCAACTGAGCATGGCGGCCACGCCGATCCACCCCATCGCCACGCGGACAGGTTTGGAAAAGTCCAAGGCAGGCAAAATCAAGGCAACAAGCGTTCCGAGGGCAAACTCCCACAGGCGGGCGAAGGTGTCGAAGTACGCCACCGCCTGGTTGTTGGCCGTAAAGATGATGGAGTACGTCAGGGAAACGACGAAGACGAGCGCAAAAACGTACGCGAGCGAAGCCCGGTACCGGAGATCGAACTTGCGGCAGATGACCGCCATCACGGCGAAGATCACCGGCCAGAGAATGAATACCTGGCCCTGGATGGAAAGCGACCAGAAGTGCTGCACAGGACTGGCCAGGCTGTGGTCCGTTGCGTAGTAGTTGACCGCAAGAGTCTGCAGGAGCCAATTCTCGTAGTAGAAGAGTGAGGCCCAAGCCTGATTGACCACCTCTACCCAGCGGGTGGGAGGCAGGAAAGCAAAAGTAGCAGCCAGTGTTCCGAAGAGTACAACCACGACTGCCGGGAGGAGGCGCCTAAACAAATGCAGCCAGTGTCGCAGCAAGTCCATCGGGCGCCGCTGTTTGAAGCGGCTGGTGAACTGAAGAGTCATGAGGAATGCCGAGATCAGCAGGAAGACATCTACCCCGCCTGACACCCGCCCAATCCAGATGTGGTAGCTCACCACCATGAGGACAGCGAGGGAGCGGAGGCCCTGGATTTCGGGCCGGAAGGTGGACTTTACAACGGGACCGGTAGCCCGCCTGTTGGGACGGGCGGGCGTTCGGATCGTTGATGTAGTCACGTTAGGCAGTTCCTCAAGGCTATTGCACAAAGCATCCATCATACGCTGTTCCGGGCTCCGGCCCCAGTCGGGCCGGTCTGCGGAACCGCCTTACGAGTGTCTATTAGCTCAGGTTGGACTATGCATTTGCAAAGATGAAACTGTGCGTTGCCTGTGCCACG
Coding sequences:
- a CDS encoding acyltransferase family protein, which encodes MSDNVKTTAPLGGNPTTARPTTAERTFRPEVQGLRALAVLMVAAYHIWLGRVSGGVDVFLLISAFLLTLSFTRKLENHKPLRLLQHWLHVFKRLLPAVVVVLLAVLTATWAFVPQSRWPDVLAEAWASLLYRQNWQLADSAVDYYAQDHSGASPLQHFWSLSVQGQVFILWPLIFGVVALLQPQLAKLFPGRKVMEHRQLLFMAFGLVFVASLVYSIDQTANNQAYAYFDTRTRLWEFALGSLLALALPYLKPGRRLRVFLGWAGLAAMLSCGLILTVDRSFPGFVALWPTLAAAAVIVAGQSNSRFGADRVLSSKPLVVVGNNSYALYLWHWPVLVFFLLVTETTSPNLLQGLGIMAVSMMLAVATTRYVEVPMRRWQWPDARSWRAAVVVVSCGALLALPMTAWQGAIAAESVAIADQPKELTPGAAALSPGFAGQPTPEAMIIPAPAAMNDEWADIDGLCTGANVPSDPLLQGCLQNNEPAVVTKRIVVLGDSHAQQYMAALGPIAKEHGWEVVTLLKGNCRFGADSPERTSECNDFNKASAAYVMEHKPDAVFTVASLTHVTAPFETEVPGYLEGIKPFTDAGIDVVGVRDNPRFSINMPECVQKKGPDSPDCNPPLEDSLAASSPLDDYVGKVDRLYLMDMSDFICEKGTCPAVVGNVYVYKDDNHLTKTYVQSMIPMFEERLLAATGWSER
- the guaB gene encoding IMP dehydrogenase — protein: MTQPEHDPFGFVGLTYDDVLLLPGHTDVIPSDADTSSRISKRITVQTPLLSAAMDTVTESRMAIAMARQGGLGVVHRNLSIDDQAEHVDRVKRSESGMITNPLTIGPQATLQELDELCSRYRVSGLPVVDTDGRLLGIVTNRDTRFIPESEFPLRSVSDAMTKMPLITGHVGISREEASHKLATNKIEKLPLVDEQGRLKGLITTKDFTKAEQYPLATKDDEGRLRVGAAIGFFGDGWERAMKLIDAGVDALFVDTANGHSQGVLDMIRRLKSDPIAAHVDIIGGQAATREGAQALIDAGADGIKVGVGPGSICTTRVVAGVGVPQITAIYESAKAAIPAGVPLIADGGLQYSGDIGKALVAGADTVMLGSLLAGCEESPGELIFVNGKQFKSYRGMGSLGAMQSRGKNTSYSKDRYFQADVSGDDKLIPEGIEGRVAFRGPLASVAYQLVGGLRQTMFYTGAPTIAELKARGKFVRITPAGLKESHPHDIQMTVEAPNYGSR
- a CDS encoding acyltransferase family protein; the encoded protein is MDALCNSLEELPNVTTSTIRTPARPNRRATGPVVKSTFRPEIQGLRSLAVLMVVSYHIWIGRVSGGVDVFLLISAFLMTLQFTSRFKQRRPMDLLRHWLHLFRRLLPAVVVVLFGTLAATFAFLPPTRWVEVVNQAWASLFYYENWLLQTLAVNYYATDHSLASPVQHFWSLSIQGQVFILWPVIFAVMAVICRKFDLRYRASLAYVFALVFVVSLTYSIIFTANNQAVAYFDTFARLWEFALGTLVALILPALDFSKPVRVAMGWIGVAAMLSCGILLQVQTAFPGFVALWPTLAAVAVIAAGQTGSRFGVDRILSSRFLVRLGDNSYALYLWHWPILVIALAWSGKDHAGWLSGTAIVALALVLAFLTTKYVEKPFREWKWPEVKRRRAAISIAVCLAVACTPLLGFQYKQYLDQKAADTQAFNDNPGAHALLPGYVDQVSPDAKTLPTAEQLPEDWAHLGGTCEGASQPEDKTLQENCQQNGVGDDATKSIIVLGDSHAQQWLAALDPLAEAEHWKVTALLLGGCPFMPENPDADQHCNDFNSAAFKYVAAHTPDSVFMVGTKAAPSSPDEELVYGFEQSVTNFNDLGIQVVAIRDNPRYDHNVTECALSKGVDSPDCKSDQHDVLAAESPFAAVQGKFGNAAFLDMTDLLCNGVECPSVVGNVFVYLDDNHLSKTYVTSMGEMFDERWFAATGWER
- a CDS encoding ABC transporter ATP-binding protein, with translation MSEKPAQPRHPESVRLNSGTAPRKLALRPYARAVGQVLKVSFKASPVAVIMKVAGSLISATLPLVTTYFAALTTTALAAGYAGDPDAGPRAVLYVIITAALGLFWGAFSSVDRYIQQLMSFKVGAIVGDMMYERFLALEFWRYDDKETVDLYDRAKRFSDSYARVLDRIAAIFTQLVSVILAVGALLLVSWWIAVIVLIAIVPSVYLQFKLSREQIAHWNTQVDSRRQRRMIETNLLRPQHIAEMRLYGIVGYLMDLRSGLRDADERRRLDFQKRYIPKQLAADALQYGAEVVSLIWVVGQIIARAQPVGQFLYIQQIVSRALSTANNLVSSLSSIDEDLANLKDYELFMALPVPSGHEPPLVKSPSVVEMRDIRFSYTGSDIEVIKGISLTIRAGQHIAIVGENGAGKSTLIRILAGLYRPDSGQVLLDGVDLTGIDVTSWHRHLAVLSQEFLKYEFATAAENIYLGDVDQPRDEQRIRRAASDAEAMEFINKLPNGLENHVSNWMEDPRGRKGSGLSGGQWQRLAMARNFYRDASFMVMDEPTSAIDALAEHRIFTRLFADRNSTIIAISHRLATIEKADVVYMLEDGRIAEQGTHKELVALRGRYFRMFESQLTVEETSQNTP
- a CDS encoding GuaB3 family IMP dehydrogenase-related protein, coding for MTYEIEIGRGKRGRRAYSLDDIAIVPNRRTRDPKDVSVSWQIDAYKFDMPVIAAPMDSVMSPDTAIALGRLGGLGVLDLEGLWTRYENPQKVLDEIAGLANETSSPAVTRRMQDLYQAPIQPELISSRLAEIRAAGVTVAGSLTPQRTQEHYKTVVAAGVDIFVIRGTTVSAEHVSKNHEPLNLKQFIYELDVPVIVGGAAGYTPALHLMRTGAAGVLVGFGGGATTTTRRALGIHSPMASAISDVTAARRDYMDESGGRYVHVIADGGMGRSGDIVKAIAMGADAVMLGSALARAEEAPGRGWHWGPEAHHLESPRGDRVNVGTVGSLEEVLFGPGHHTDGTSNLIGALRRSMATTGYSDLKEFQRVDVVVSPYAGN